The following coding sequences lie in one Primulina huaijiensis isolate GDHJ02 chromosome 2, ASM1229523v2, whole genome shotgun sequence genomic window:
- the LOC140967519 gene encoding bifunctional nuclease 1-like isoform X4, which produces MASVQGPVVCQLIGSKQTGVYSVPFGSLFLKDKLIRSGFLGLKGPKSSSTNAGFLQNLKKCNMIRFSFSSSSNGNGSTAENSNENDADYVESSVIEAVEVKSESDVFMIKMRDGKHLRCVHNNPKGSHFLDYAPHPAIVLKMEDGTGLLLPIIVMEMPSVLLMAAIRNVQIARPTMYQVVKDMTEKMGYMVKLVRVTKRVHEAYFSELLLVKLDNEAECVKFDLRPSDAINIAVRCKVPIQVNKFLAYNDGMRVVESATVQNSLLDGQFFAELDSCHRRPTGQPCIDTKEFDLVRNMLIAVVEERYRDAASWRDQLIQLRSKKNRV; this is translated from the exons ATGGCTTCTGTACAAGGCCCTGTAGTTTGCCAATTGATCGGATCAAAACAAACAGGAGTCTATTCCGTGCCTTTTGGTTCTCTTTTTCTGaaagataaattaattagaagTGGATTTTTGGGGCTCAAAGGGCCAAAAAGTAGCAGCACTAATGCAGGTTTTCtgcaaaatttaaagaaatgcaACATGATTAGGTTTAGTTTCAGTTCATCATCGAATGGTAATGGAAGCACAGCTGAAAATTCCAATGAAAATGATGCCGATTATGTCGAATCTAGCGTGATAGAAGCCG TTGAGGTGAAAAGTGAGTCGGATGTTTTCATGATCAAGATGCGAGACGGTAAGCATTTGAGATGTGTCCATAACAATCCTAAGGGAAGTCATTTTCTGGATTATGCACCACATCCTGCAATTGTGTTGAAGATGGAAGATGGAACTGGACTTCTCCTCCCAATTATAGTTA TGGAAATGCCAAGTGTGCTACTCATGGCAGCTATACGCAATGTTCAAATT GCTAGACCTACGATGTATCAAGTAGTTAAGGACATGACTGAGAAGATGGGCTATATG GTTAAACTTGTACGTGTCACCAAAAGGGTACACGAGGCATATTTTTCTGAGCTGCTTCTAGTAAAG TTGGATAATGAAGCAGAGTGTGTGAAGTTTGATCTCCGGCCCTCAGATGCAATTAACATTGCAGTGAGATGCAAG GTGCCGATCCAAGTGAACAAGTTCTTGGCCTATAATGATGGAATGAGGGTCGTTGAATCTGCAACTGTGCAGAACTCTTTGTTGGATGGCCAATTTTTCGCCGAGCTGGACAG TTGTCATCGCAGGCCTACTGGGCAGCCATGTATTGACACAAAGGAGTTCGATCTAGTAAGGAACATGCTAATCGCTGTGGTCGAAGAACGTTACAGAGATGCTG CTTCATGGAGGGATCAGTTGATTCAGCTCCGCTCGAAGAAGAACAGGGTGTAG
- the LOC140956986 gene encoding uncharacterized protein encodes MGSAEKKFEVHFVLFCYCSNTGILQWLEICKSQCSNIRKPIFEGEHYDYWSTEIMDFFISEDLWDIIEYDYPEPPTEDVADWSEDQQNKYKQDQKKDATVLRYLKQGVSKSIYLRIFNKRKTKEAWEALQQEFHGNDKVVSIKLQSLWRDLDNLLMNENENIRGFFSRVEEIVNNIQSLGDNIQDKRVVEKILRSLPPKFDHCVATIEGSFQLVDV; translated from the coding sequence ATGGGTTCTGCAGAGAAGAAATTCGAAGTCCACTTTGTTCTATTTTGTTACTGTAGCAATACCGGCATATTGCAATGGCTAGAAATTTGCAAATCACAATGTTCAAATATTCGGAAACCTATATTTGAAGGAGAGCATTATGATTATTGGAGCACCGAAATTATGGATTTCTTCATCTCCGAAGATTTATGGGATATCATTGAATATGATTATCCAGAACCACCTACAGAAGATGTTGCAGATTGGAGTGAAgatcaacaaaataaatacaaacaAGATCAGAAGAAAGATGCTACTGTACTTCGGTATTTAAAGCAAGGGGTTAGTAAATCTATCTACCTTAGaatattcaacaaaagaaaaacaaaagaagCATGGGAAGCCTTGCAACAAGAATTTCATGGAAATGATAAAGTTGTGTCTATCAAGCTTCAATCTCTATGGAGAGATTTAGATAATCTCTTGATGAATGAAAACGAAAATATCAGAGGTTTTTTCTCTAGAGTTGAAGAAATTGTGAATAATATTCAAAGCCTTGGAGATAATATTCAAGACAAACGAGTGGTCGAGAAAATCTTGCGAAGTTTACCACCAAAGTTTGATCATTGTGTTGCAACAATCGAAGGATCTTTCCAACTTGTCGATGTTTAA
- the LOC140967519 gene encoding bifunctional nuclease 2-like isoform X3 — MASVQGPVVCQLIGSKQTGVYSVPFGSLFLKDKLIRSGFLGLKGPKSSSTNAGFLQNLKKCNMIRFSFSSSSNGNGSTAENSNENDADYVESSVIEAVEVKSESDVFMIKMRDGKHLRCVHNNPKGSHFLDYAPHPAIVLKMEDGTGLLLPIIVMEMPSVLLMAAIRNVQIARPTMYQVVKDMTEKMGYMVKLVRVTKRVHEAYFSELLLVKLDNEAECVKFDLRPSDAINIAVRCKVPIQVNKFLAYNDGMRVVESATVQNSLLDGQFFAELDRPTGQPCIDTKEFDLVRNMLIAVVEERYRDAGIRSKLAEVEAVPIEDDHPSPKQANFINN, encoded by the exons ATGGCTTCTGTACAAGGCCCTGTAGTTTGCCAATTGATCGGATCAAAACAAACAGGAGTCTATTCCGTGCCTTTTGGTTCTCTTTTTCTGaaagataaattaattagaagTGGATTTTTGGGGCTCAAAGGGCCAAAAAGTAGCAGCACTAATGCAGGTTTTCtgcaaaatttaaagaaatgcaACATGATTAGGTTTAGTTTCAGTTCATCATCGAATGGTAATGGAAGCACAGCTGAAAATTCCAATGAAAATGATGCCGATTATGTCGAATCTAGCGTGATAGAAGCCG TTGAGGTGAAAAGTGAGTCGGATGTTTTCATGATCAAGATGCGAGACGGTAAGCATTTGAGATGTGTCCATAACAATCCTAAGGGAAGTCATTTTCTGGATTATGCACCACATCCTGCAATTGTGTTGAAGATGGAAGATGGAACTGGACTTCTCCTCCCAATTATAGTTA TGGAAATGCCAAGTGTGCTACTCATGGCAGCTATACGCAATGTTCAAATT GCTAGACCTACGATGTATCAAGTAGTTAAGGACATGACTGAGAAGATGGGCTATATG GTTAAACTTGTACGTGTCACCAAAAGGGTACACGAGGCATATTTTTCTGAGCTGCTTCTAGTAAAG TTGGATAATGAAGCAGAGTGTGTGAAGTTTGATCTCCGGCCCTCAGATGCAATTAACATTGCAGTGAGATGCAAG GTGCCGATCCAAGTGAACAAGTTCTTGGCCTATAATGATGGAATGAGGGTCGTTGAATCTGCAACTGTGCAGAACTCTTTGTTGGATGGCCAATTTTTCGCCGAGCTGGACAG GCCTACTGGGCAGCCATGTATTGACACAAAGGAGTTCGATCTAGTAAGGAACATGCTAATCGCTGTGGTCGAAGAACGTTACAGAGATGCTGGTATAAGATCCAAACTGGCTGAAGTAGAGGCAGTTCCAATAGAAGACGATCACCCCAGCCCCAAACAAGCTAATTTTATTAACaactaa
- the LOC140967519 gene encoding bifunctional nuclease 1-like isoform X5: MASVQGPVVCQLIGSKQTGVYSVPFGSLFLKDKLIRSGFLGLKGPKSSSTNAGFLQNLKKCNMIRFSFSSSSNGNGSTAENSNENDADYVESSVIEAVEVKSESDVFMIKMRDGKHLRCVHNNPKGSHFLDYAPHPAIVLKMEDGTGLLLPIIVMEMPSVLLMAAIRNVQIARPTMYQVVKDMTEKMGYMVKLVRVTKRVHEAYFSELLLVKLDNEAECVKFDLRPSDAINIAVRCKVPIQVNKFLAYNDGMRVVESATVQNSLLDGQFFAELDRPTGQPCIDTKEFDLVRNMLIAVVEERYRDAASWRDQLIQLRSKKNRV; encoded by the exons ATGGCTTCTGTACAAGGCCCTGTAGTTTGCCAATTGATCGGATCAAAACAAACAGGAGTCTATTCCGTGCCTTTTGGTTCTCTTTTTCTGaaagataaattaattagaagTGGATTTTTGGGGCTCAAAGGGCCAAAAAGTAGCAGCACTAATGCAGGTTTTCtgcaaaatttaaagaaatgcaACATGATTAGGTTTAGTTTCAGTTCATCATCGAATGGTAATGGAAGCACAGCTGAAAATTCCAATGAAAATGATGCCGATTATGTCGAATCTAGCGTGATAGAAGCCG TTGAGGTGAAAAGTGAGTCGGATGTTTTCATGATCAAGATGCGAGACGGTAAGCATTTGAGATGTGTCCATAACAATCCTAAGGGAAGTCATTTTCTGGATTATGCACCACATCCTGCAATTGTGTTGAAGATGGAAGATGGAACTGGACTTCTCCTCCCAATTATAGTTA TGGAAATGCCAAGTGTGCTACTCATGGCAGCTATACGCAATGTTCAAATT GCTAGACCTACGATGTATCAAGTAGTTAAGGACATGACTGAGAAGATGGGCTATATG GTTAAACTTGTACGTGTCACCAAAAGGGTACACGAGGCATATTTTTCTGAGCTGCTTCTAGTAAAG TTGGATAATGAAGCAGAGTGTGTGAAGTTTGATCTCCGGCCCTCAGATGCAATTAACATTGCAGTGAGATGCAAG GTGCCGATCCAAGTGAACAAGTTCTTGGCCTATAATGATGGAATGAGGGTCGTTGAATCTGCAACTGTGCAGAACTCTTTGTTGGATGGCCAATTTTTCGCCGAGCTGGACAG GCCTACTGGGCAGCCATGTATTGACACAAAGGAGTTCGATCTAGTAAGGAACATGCTAATCGCTGTGGTCGAAGAACGTTACAGAGATGCTG CTTCATGGAGGGATCAGTTGATTCAGCTCCGCTCGAAGAAGAACAGGGTGTAG
- the LOC140967519 gene encoding bifunctional nuclease 2-like isoform X1, producing MASVQGPVVCQLIGSKQTGVYSVPFGSLFLKDKLIRSGFLGLKGPKSSSTNAGFLQNLKKCNMIRFSFSSSSNGNGSTAENSNENDADYVESSVIEAVEVKSESDVFMIKMRDGKHLRCVHNNPKGSHFLDYAPHPAIVLKMEDGTGLLLPIIVMEMPSVLLMAAIRNVQIARPTMYQVVKDMTEKMGYMVKLVRVTKRVHEAYFSELLLVKLDNEAECVKFDLRPSDAINIAVRCKVPIQVNKFLAYNDGMRVVESATVQNSLLDGQFFAELDSCHRRPTGQPCIDTKEFDLVRNMLIAVVEERYRDAGIRSKLAEVEAVPIEDDHPSPKQANFINN from the exons ATGGCTTCTGTACAAGGCCCTGTAGTTTGCCAATTGATCGGATCAAAACAAACAGGAGTCTATTCCGTGCCTTTTGGTTCTCTTTTTCTGaaagataaattaattagaagTGGATTTTTGGGGCTCAAAGGGCCAAAAAGTAGCAGCACTAATGCAGGTTTTCtgcaaaatttaaagaaatgcaACATGATTAGGTTTAGTTTCAGTTCATCATCGAATGGTAATGGAAGCACAGCTGAAAATTCCAATGAAAATGATGCCGATTATGTCGAATCTAGCGTGATAGAAGCCG TTGAGGTGAAAAGTGAGTCGGATGTTTTCATGATCAAGATGCGAGACGGTAAGCATTTGAGATGTGTCCATAACAATCCTAAGGGAAGTCATTTTCTGGATTATGCACCACATCCTGCAATTGTGTTGAAGATGGAAGATGGAACTGGACTTCTCCTCCCAATTATAGTTA TGGAAATGCCAAGTGTGCTACTCATGGCAGCTATACGCAATGTTCAAATT GCTAGACCTACGATGTATCAAGTAGTTAAGGACATGACTGAGAAGATGGGCTATATG GTTAAACTTGTACGTGTCACCAAAAGGGTACACGAGGCATATTTTTCTGAGCTGCTTCTAGTAAAG TTGGATAATGAAGCAGAGTGTGTGAAGTTTGATCTCCGGCCCTCAGATGCAATTAACATTGCAGTGAGATGCAAG GTGCCGATCCAAGTGAACAAGTTCTTGGCCTATAATGATGGAATGAGGGTCGTTGAATCTGCAACTGTGCAGAACTCTTTGTTGGATGGCCAATTTTTCGCCGAGCTGGACAG TTGTCATCGCAGGCCTACTGGGCAGCCATGTATTGACACAAAGGAGTTCGATCTAGTAAGGAACATGCTAATCGCTGTGGTCGAAGAACGTTACAGAGATGCTGGTATAAGATCCAAACTGGCTGAAGTAGAGGCAGTTCCAATAGAAGACGATCACCCCAGCCCCAAACAAGCTAATTTTATTAACaactaa
- the LOC140967519 gene encoding bifunctional nuclease 2-like isoform X2, with amino-acid sequence MASVQGPVVCQLIGSKQTGVYSVPFGSLFLKDKLIRSGFLGLKGPKSSSTNAGFLQNLKKCNMIRFSFSSSSNGNGSTAENSNENDADYVESSVIEAVEVKSESDVFMIKMRDGKHLRCVHNNPKGSHFLDYAPHPAIVLKMEDGTGLLLPIIVMEMPSVLLMAAIRNVQIARPTMYQVVKDMTEKMGYMVKLVRVTKRVHEAYFSELLLVKLDNEAECVKFDLRPSDAINIAVRCKVPIQVNKFLAYNDGMRVVESATVQNSLLDGQFFAELDSCHRRPTGQPCIDTKEFDLVRNMLIAVVEERYRDAGIRSKLAEVEAVPIEDDHPSPKQLHGGIS; translated from the exons ATGGCTTCTGTACAAGGCCCTGTAGTTTGCCAATTGATCGGATCAAAACAAACAGGAGTCTATTCCGTGCCTTTTGGTTCTCTTTTTCTGaaagataaattaattagaagTGGATTTTTGGGGCTCAAAGGGCCAAAAAGTAGCAGCACTAATGCAGGTTTTCtgcaaaatttaaagaaatgcaACATGATTAGGTTTAGTTTCAGTTCATCATCGAATGGTAATGGAAGCACAGCTGAAAATTCCAATGAAAATGATGCCGATTATGTCGAATCTAGCGTGATAGAAGCCG TTGAGGTGAAAAGTGAGTCGGATGTTTTCATGATCAAGATGCGAGACGGTAAGCATTTGAGATGTGTCCATAACAATCCTAAGGGAAGTCATTTTCTGGATTATGCACCACATCCTGCAATTGTGTTGAAGATGGAAGATGGAACTGGACTTCTCCTCCCAATTATAGTTA TGGAAATGCCAAGTGTGCTACTCATGGCAGCTATACGCAATGTTCAAATT GCTAGACCTACGATGTATCAAGTAGTTAAGGACATGACTGAGAAGATGGGCTATATG GTTAAACTTGTACGTGTCACCAAAAGGGTACACGAGGCATATTTTTCTGAGCTGCTTCTAGTAAAG TTGGATAATGAAGCAGAGTGTGTGAAGTTTGATCTCCGGCCCTCAGATGCAATTAACATTGCAGTGAGATGCAAG GTGCCGATCCAAGTGAACAAGTTCTTGGCCTATAATGATGGAATGAGGGTCGTTGAATCTGCAACTGTGCAGAACTCTTTGTTGGATGGCCAATTTTTCGCCGAGCTGGACAG TTGTCATCGCAGGCCTACTGGGCAGCCATGTATTGACACAAAGGAGTTCGATCTAGTAAGGAACATGCTAATCGCTGTGGTCGAAGAACGTTACAGAGATGCTGGTATAAGATCCAAACTGGCTGAAGTAGAGGCAGTTCCAATAGAAGACGATCACCCCAGCCCCAAACAA CTTCATGGAGGGATCAGTTGA